One window of the Camelina sativa cultivar DH55 chromosome 1, Cs, whole genome shotgun sequence genome contains the following:
- the LOC104787501 gene encoding non-specific phospholipase C3-like: protein MVAETSSGGGSSSSPIKTIVVLVQENRSFDHMLGWFKELNPKIDGVSESEPRSNPFSTSNPNSAQVFFGKESQNIDPDPGHSFQAIYEQVFGKPFSHENPYPDPKMNGFVQNAEAITKGMSEKVVMQGFPPERLPVFKELVQEFAVCDRWFSSLPSSTQPNRLYVHSATSNGAFSNDTNTLVRGFPQRTVFESLEESGFTFGIYYQSFPNCLFYRNMRKLKYVDNFHEYHLSFKRHCKAGKLPNYVVIEPRYFKIMSAPANDDHPKNDVADGQNLVKEIYEALRASPQWNEILFVVVYDEHGGYYDHVPTPVIGVPNPDGLVGPEPYNFKFDRLGVRVPALLISPWIEPGTVLHEPNGPEPTSQFEHSSIPATLKKIFNLKSFLTERDEWAGTLDAVINRTSPRTDCPVTLPELPRPRDIDIGTQEEDEDLTDFQIELIQAAAVLKGDHIKDIYPLKLAENMKVLDAAKYVEEAFTRFYGESKKAKEGGRDEHEILDLSKRSTRHSNPKSFIQKLFSCLICDN from the exons ATGGTGGCGGAGACGAGCTCTGGTGGTGGCTCATCGTCTTCTCCGATCAAAACCATCGTCGTTTTGGTCCAGGAGAACAGGTCCTTCGACCACATGTTAGGTTGGTTCAAGGAGCTTAACCCAAAAATCGATGGAGTATCCGAATCCGAACCAAGATCCAACCCATTCTCCACATCCAACCCCAACTCTGCTCAAGTCTTCTTCGGCAAAGAATCTCAGAACATTGATCCTGATCCCGGTCACTCTTTTCAG gCGATATACGAACAAGTGTTCGGGAAACCGTTCAGCCACGAGAATCCGTACCCGGATCCGAAGATGAACGGGTTCGTACAAAACGCAGAGGCGATCACAAAAGGCATGTCGGAGAAAGTAGTGATGCAAGGGTTTCCGCCGGAGAGACTTCCGGTATTCAAAGAACTAGTTCAAGAATTCGCCGTGTGTGACCGGTGGTTCTCGTCGCTGCCTTCGTCCACGCAGCCTAACCGACTCTACGTACATTCGGCGACTTCAAACGGTGCGTTTAGTAATGACACTAACACACTTGTACGTGGGTTTCCTCAGAGGACAGTGTTCGAGTCGCTTGAAGAGAGTGGTTTCACGTTTGGGATTTATTACCAATCTTTTCCTAATTGCCTCTTTTACag GAACATGAGGAAATTGAAGTACGTGGACAATTTCCATGAATATCACTTGAGTTTCAAGAGACATTGCAAAGCAGGGAAGCTTCCAAACTATGTGGTCATCGAACCGAGATACTTCAAGATTATGTCGGCTCCAGCCAATGATGATCACCCCAAAAACGACGTCGCTGATGGCCAAAACCTAGTCAAAGAGATCTACGAAGCCTTAAGAGCTAGTCCTCAGTGGAACGAGattctctttgttgttgtttatgatGAACATGGAGGTTATTACGACCATGTCCCTACGCCAGTCATTGGTGTTCCAAACCCTGATGGTCTTGTTGGACCCGAGCCTTATAACTTTAAGTTTGATCGACTTGGTGTGAGGGTTCCTGCATTGCTGATTTCACCTTGGATCGAACCTGGAACCG TGTTACACGAGCCAAACGGACCAGAGCCAACGTCGCAGTTTGAGCACTCATCAATCCCGGcaacattgaaaaaaatattcaacctCAAGAGCTTTCTTACAGAGCGTGACGAATGGGCAGGAACACTCGATGCTGTCATCAACCGGACCAGCCCAAGGACAGACTGCCCCG TTACGTTACCAGAACTTCCACGGCCAAGAGACATAGACATTGGAAcgcaagaagaagacgaagatctCACTGATTTTCAGATTGAGTTGATTCAAGCAGCCGCTGTACTAAAAGGAGATCATATAAAAGACATTTACCCGTTGAAGCTCGCGGAGAACATGAAGGTTTTGGATGCAGCCAAGTACGTAGAAGAAGCTTTCACTAGATTCTATGGTGAGTCCAAAAAAGCTAAAGAGGGAGGTCGTGATGAACATGAGATCCTTGATCTTTCTAAACGATCTACTCGTCACTCGAATCCAAAATCTTTCATTCAGAAGTTGTTCTCTTGTTTGATTTGTGACAATTGa
- the LOC104787579 gene encoding non-specific phospholipase C4-like, with protein MAERKESSGSFPIKTVVVLVQENRSFDHTLGWFKELNRKIDGVTKSDPKSNPVSSSDPNSLGVVFGDQSQYVDPDPGHSIQDIYEQVFGKPWDSGKPDPNPGPATMSGFAQNAERNKKGMSSAVMNGFKPDALPVYKELVQNFAICDRWFASVPASTQPNRLYVHSATSHGATSNDKKLLIEGFPQKTIFESLDEAGLSFGIYHQFPPSTLFYRNLRKLKYLTRFHQYGIQFKKDCKEGKLPNYVVVEQRWFDLLSTPANDDHPSHDVSEGQKLVKEVYEALRSSPQWNEILFIITYDEHGGFYDHVPTPIDGVPNPDGILGPPPYNFEFNRLGVRVPTFFISPWIEPGTVIHGPNGPYPRSQYEHSSIPATVKKIFNLKDFLTKRDSWAGTFESVISRDSPRQDCPETLSTPVKLRATRAKENAHLSEFQEELVIMAAGLKGDYKNEELIHKLCKETCVADASKYVTNAFDKFMEESRKARERGCDENDIVYCNDDDDHVVTPTHSEAPNAVPEPKIQRSFFSKLFSCFVRYD; from the exons aTGGCCGAGAGGAAGGAAAGCTCAGGATCGTTTCCGATCAAAACCGTCGTCGTTTTGGTTCAAGAGAATCGCTCTTTCGACCATACCCTCGGCTGGTTTAAAGAATTAAACCGGAAAATCGACGGCGTCACAAAATCCGATCCCAAATCCAACCCGGTTTCGTCCTCCGACCCAAACTCTCTTGGAGTCGTCTTCGGAGACCAGTCTCAGTACGTTGACCCGGATCCAGGTCACTCAATTCAGGATATCTACGAACAGGTGTTCGGCAAGCCATGGGATTCAGGTAAACCGGATCCAAACCCGGGTCCAGCTACGATGTCCGGTTTTGCTCAAAACGCAGAGAGAAATAAGAAAGGGATGTCCTCCGCGGTTATGAACGGGTTCAAGCCAGACGCTTTGCCGGTTTACAAGGAATTGGTTCAAAATTTCGCCATATGTGATAG GTGGTTTGCGTCGGTTCCAGCATCTACGCAGCCAAACCGATTATACGTACACTCGGCAACATCACATGGAGCAACGAGCAACGACAAGAAATTGCTAATCGAAGGGTTTCCACAGAAGACGATATTTGAGTCCTTGGATGAAGCTGGTTTAAGCTTTGGCATTTACCACCAATTCCCTCCTTCTACTCTCTTCTATAG gaACTTGAGAAAGCTGAAGTATTTGACACGTTTCCACCAATACGGAATACAATTTAAGAAAGATTGTAAAGAAGGAAAACTACCAAACTACGTCGTAGTGGAACAACGTTGGTTTGATCTATTGTCAACTCCAGCCAACGACGATCATCCCTCTCACGACGTCTCCGAAGGTCAAAAACTTGTGAAAGAGGTCTACGAGGCATTGAGATCGAGTCCTCAATGGAACGAGATTTTATTCATTATAACGTATGACGAGCATGGTGGATTTTACGACCATGTACCTACTCCCATCGACGGAGTTCCTAATCCTGATGGTATCTTAGGACCACCACCTTATAATTTTGAGTTTAACCGGCTCGGAGTTAGGGTTCCGACATTCTTCATCTCTCCTTGGATTGAGCCTGGGACAG TTATACATGGACCAAATGGGCCGTACCCAAGGTCACAATATGAGCATTCATCAATTCCCGCAACGGTCAAGAAGATTTTTAATCTTAAAGATTTCTTGACAAAGAGAGATTCATGGGCTGGCACTTTTGAATCTGTTATTTCTAGAGATTCACCAAGACAAGATTGCCCTG AAACATTATCAACTCCGGTTAAGCTAAGAGCGACGAGGGCAAAAGAAAATGCACACTTAAGCGAATTTCAAGAAGAGCTTGTAATCATGGCTGCGGGATTAAAAGGAGACTACAAAAACGAAGAATTAATCCACAAGCTATGCAAAGAAACTTGCGTTGCTGACGCTTCCAAATACGTTACGAACGCGTTTGATAAGTTTATGGAAGAGTCTAGGAAGGCAAGAGAAAGAGGATGTGATGAGAACGACATCGTTTATtgcaatgatgatgatgatcatgttgtGACACCGACACATTCAGAAGCACCAAATGCTGTTCCTGAACCGAAAATTCAAAGGTCTTTTTTCAGTAAGTTATTCTCTTGCTTTGTTCGCTATGATtga
- the LOC104787755 gene encoding RING-H2 finger protein ATL51-like, protein MGSTGNPNPWGTYDSYRDCSQGVCSVYCPQWCYVIFPPPPSFYLDDEDDSSSSDFSPLLIALIGILASAFILVSYYTLISKYCHRRRQNSSSSSSSSAAAIINTDHGRISSDYTTWQEATNPNQAIGDGLDESLIKSITVYKYKKIDGFVESSDCSVCLSEFQENESLRLLPKCNHAFHVSCIDTWLKSHSNCPLCRAFIAGAEIVVVTDQPIDVENNTDDDPVVVVNLDLENSRSRNETVGGSNGGSTPKPPEMRESRDGGDEDVSRRSNSGVAVVSIADILREIEDEEESAGVGTSRRVEEGEEGEKTPPPSGSAANQTNGISNFLVRSSMAAMKRSVYDRAKNYRLPN, encoded by the coding sequence GGAGTATGCAGTGTCTATTGCCCTCAATGGTGTTACGTCATcttccctcctcctccttccttcTACCTCGACGACGAAGACGACTCTTCCTCCTCTGATTTCTCCCCTCTCCTCATCGCTCTTATCGGCATCCTCGCTAGCGCCTTCATCCTCGTCAGCTACTACACTCTCATCTCCAAATACTGCCACCGCCGCCGCCaaaactcctcctcctcctcctcctcctcagccGCAGCTATCATCAACACAGACCACGGAAGAATCTCATCCGATTACACCACGTGGCAAGAAGCTACGAATCCGAATCAAGCGATCGGCGACGGGCTCGACGAGTCTCTGATTAAATCGATTACGgtttacaaatacaaaaagattGACGGATTCGTCGAATCTTCGGATTGCTCTGTTTGTTTAAGCGAGTTCCAAGAGAACGAGAGCTTGAGACTTTTACCTAAATGCAACCACGCCTTTCACGTCTCTTGTATCGACACGTGGTTGAAGTCTCACTCTAATTGTCCTCTCTGCCGCGCTTTCATCGCCGGCGCTGAGATCGTCGTCGTGACAGATCAACCGATCGATGTAGAGAACAATACGGATGATGATCCCGTCGTTGTTGTTAACTTAGATCTGGAAAATTCCAGATCTCGGAATGAGACGGTTGGTGGTAGTAACGGCGGATCGACGCCGAAACCGCCGGAGATGCGGGAGTCTAGAGACGGAGGAGATGAGGATGTGAGTCGTAGATCGAACTCAGGCGTTGCCGTGGTGTCGATCGCTGATATATTGAGGGAGATTGAAGACGAGGAGGAATCAGCGGGTGTGGGAACTTCTCGGCGGgtggaagaaggtgaagaaggagagaagactCCTCCGCCTTCGGGATCGGCGGCGAATCAAACGAATGGGATTTCGAATTTTCTGGTGAGGAGTTCAATGGCGGCGATGAAGAGATCTGTTTACGATAGAGCCAAAAATTACCGTTTaccaaattaa